A single genomic interval of Zingiber officinale cultivar Zhangliang chromosome 4A, Zo_v1.1, whole genome shotgun sequence harbors:
- the LOC121971220 gene encoding DNA polymerase delta small subunit-like isoform X3 — MELRDIAPFPTSCFPSSLFPTMGADVEMNEASSKLFEREKAIYNNLDERFEIHKEKYKGQQYSHIYFSRLHHMRNLLYSLVPNWKPNLPVKTILGLEEGKECIIVGTIYKHMKLKPSILDEYSKERSKVPLVKPHNFVHPDDHLILEDESGRVTLTGSLLDPSAFVTGIVVALHGKETSEGDFFVEDMLEAGIPPQTELPLSSREDKYVVFVSGLSIGSSIFNPLQFQLLVDHITGHLGDRNEQSIASQIVHVVVAGNSVQIPQVLLSGHTIAPRDQSTLTEPIKELDILLNQLVAAMPVDIMPGPNDPANFSLPQQPLNRCLFPGASAYNTFMSCTNPHQFELDDILFLGTSGQNIDDLFKYSEAKNRLEFLEKTLKWRHLVPTAPNTVGCYPFTDRDPFLIESCPHVYFIGNQDKYETTLVQGPEKQLVRLICIPKFCETGNAVVLNLRNLECHTLSFPTSLDL, encoded by the exons ATG GAATTACGGGATATAGCTCCATTCCCGACTTCCTGCTTTCCTTCTTCTCTTTTTCCCACCATGGGAGCAGACGTCGAGATGAACGAAGCAAGTTCTAAGCTTTTCGAGAGGGAGAAAGCTATATACAATAATCTG GACGAAAGGTTTGAGATCCACAAGGAGAAGTACAAAGGGCAGCAGTACAGCCACATATATTTCAGTCGGCTCCACCACATGAGGAATCTTCTTTACTCGCTCGTTCCCAATTGGAAGCCCAACCTTCCCG TTAAAACAATTTTGGGACTTGAAGAAGGGAAAGAGTGCATAATTGTTGGCACGATATACAAACACATGAAACTTAAGCCTTCTATACTTGATGAGTATTCCAAGGAG AGATCTAAAGTTCCTCTTGTGAAGCCTCACAATTTTGTGCACCCTGATGACCATCTTATTTTGGAAGATGAAAGTGGTAGGGTTACACTTACGGGTAGTTTGCTTGACCCTTCTGCTTTTGTAACAG GTATTGTTGTTGCCCTTCATGGGAAGGAAACTAGTGAAGGTGATTTTTTTGTTGAAGATATGCTCGAAGCTGGGATACCTCCTCAAACTGAACTGCCACTTAGCTCAA GAGAAGACAAGTATGTTGTTTTTGTATCTGGATTGAGTATTGGAAGCAGCATATTTAATCCACTTCAATTCCAACTTCTTGTTGACCATATTACGGGTCATTTAGGTGATAGAAAT GAACAAAGCATTGCATCGCAAATAGTCCACGTTGTTGTTGCTGGAAATTCAGTACAAATTCCACAAGTACTTCTTAGTGGTCAT ACAATTGCTCCCAGGGATCAGTCTACCTTAACAGAACCAATAAAGGAGCTAGATATTTTACTGAATCAG CTTGTTGCAGCTATGCCTGTTGATATAATGCCAGGACCCAATGATCCGGCAAACTTTTCCTTACCTCAACAG CCTCTAAACAGATGCTTGTTTCCTGGAGCATCTGCATATAACACATTTATGTCATGCACAAATCCTCATCAGTTTGAGTTGGATGACATTCT GTTTCTTGGAACATCTGGCCAGAATATAGATGATTTGTTCAAATATTCTGAGGCTAAAAACAGACTTGAATTTTTGGAGAAGACATTGAAATGGAGGCACCTTGTACCGACAGCTCCAAACACTGTTG GATGTTATCCTTTCACCGATAGAGATCCTTTCCTCATTGAAAGTTGTCCACATGTGTACTTTATTGGTAATCAGGATAAATACGAAACCACATTAGTACAAG GGCCTGAGAAGCAGTTAGTGAGGCTCATTTGTATCCCAAAATTTTGTGAGACTGGCAATGCTGTTGTG CTTAATCTGAGGAATCTAGAGTGCCACACCCTCAGTTTCCCAACTAGCTTGGATTTGTAA
- the LOC121971220 gene encoding DNA polymerase delta small subunit-like isoform X2 has protein sequence MGADVEMNEASSKLFEREKAIYNNLDERFEIHKEKYKGQQYSHIYFSRLHHMRNLLYSLVPNWKPNLPVKTILGLEEGKECIIVGTIYKHMKLKPSILDEYSKERSKVPLVKPHNFVHPDDHLILEDESGRVTLTGSLLDPSAFVTGIVVALHGKETSEGDFFVEDMLEAGIPPQTELPLSSIQCIKNVTYVSPLQLGILGCLIILAGEDKYVVFVSGLSIGSSIFNPLQFQLLVDHITGHLGDRNEQSIASQIVHVVVAGNSVQIPQVLLSGHTIAPRDQSTLTEPIKELDILLNQLVAAMPVDIMPGPNDPANFSLPQQPLNRCLFPGASAYNTFMSCTNPHQFELDDILFLGTSGQNIDDLFKYSEAKNRLEFLEKTLKWRHLVPTAPNTVGCYPFTDRDPFLIESCPHVYFIGNQDKYETTLVQGPEKQLVRLICIPKFCETGNAVVLNLRNLECHTLSFPTSLDL, from the exons ATGGGAGCAGACGTCGAGATGAACGAAGCAAGTTCTAAGCTTTTCGAGAGGGAGAAAGCTATATACAATAATCTG GACGAAAGGTTTGAGATCCACAAGGAGAAGTACAAAGGGCAGCAGTACAGCCACATATATTTCAGTCGGCTCCACCACATGAGGAATCTTCTTTACTCGCTCGTTCCCAATTGGAAGCCCAACCTTCCCG TTAAAACAATTTTGGGACTTGAAGAAGGGAAAGAGTGCATAATTGTTGGCACGATATACAAACACATGAAACTTAAGCCTTCTATACTTGATGAGTATTCCAAGGAG AGATCTAAAGTTCCTCTTGTGAAGCCTCACAATTTTGTGCACCCTGATGACCATCTTATTTTGGAAGATGAAAGTGGTAGGGTTACACTTACGGGTAGTTTGCTTGACCCTTCTGCTTTTGTAACAG GTATTGTTGTTGCCCTTCATGGGAAGGAAACTAGTGAAGGTGATTTTTTTGTTGAAGATATGCTCGAAGCTGGGATACCTCCTCAAACTGAACTGCCACTTAGCTCAA TTCAGTGTATCAAGAACGTGACTTATGTTTCACCTTTGCAACTCGGGATCTTAGGTTGTCTCATCATTCTTGCAGGAGAAGACAAGTATGTTGTTTTTGTATCTGGATTGAGTATTGGAAGCAGCATATTTAATCCACTTCAATTCCAACTTCTTGTTGACCATATTACGGGTCATTTAGGTGATAGAAAT GAACAAAGCATTGCATCGCAAATAGTCCACGTTGTTGTTGCTGGAAATTCAGTACAAATTCCACAAGTACTTCTTAGTGGTCAT ACAATTGCTCCCAGGGATCAGTCTACCTTAACAGAACCAATAAAGGAGCTAGATATTTTACTGAATCAG CTTGTTGCAGCTATGCCTGTTGATATAATGCCAGGACCCAATGATCCGGCAAACTTTTCCTTACCTCAACAG CCTCTAAACAGATGCTTGTTTCCTGGAGCATCTGCATATAACACATTTATGTCATGCACAAATCCTCATCAGTTTGAGTTGGATGACATTCT GTTTCTTGGAACATCTGGCCAGAATATAGATGATTTGTTCAAATATTCTGAGGCTAAAAACAGACTTGAATTTTTGGAGAAGACATTGAAATGGAGGCACCTTGTACCGACAGCTCCAAACACTGTTG GATGTTATCCTTTCACCGATAGAGATCCTTTCCTCATTGAAAGTTGTCCACATGTGTACTTTATTGGTAATCAGGATAAATACGAAACCACATTAGTACAAG GGCCTGAGAAGCAGTTAGTGAGGCTCATTTGTATCCCAAAATTTTGTGAGACTGGCAATGCTGTTGTG CTTAATCTGAGGAATCTAGAGTGCCACACCCTCAGTTTCCCAACTAGCTTGGATTTGTAA
- the LOC121971221 gene encoding transcription factor bHLH113-like isoform X2 — protein MHSIFHEGIEASIASSSPLLPSSSWWPPPVSSSSWSYQWQPPPPPPPPCGPVVVANLISSPSSYDEPSMDDSSADLPTKPVAENHLWNQVLVDDVRGVFEPTTAFDYLKKMDSNWELNLNPNSSLSWFIAPPVPCHDQKASTSGCFFHEANAPWSLSDGIPFDGCSDAKRSTARSGQGKKKRSEETAESLKKSKCGSSSVSSQKVPKAKIAEKISALQQIVSPFGKTDQASVLMETITYIRILQEQVQLLSDPYLRSSAIKGQDSSWDGEMETTVESEAYELRSKGLCLVPVSSIPPLESESNGPGFWMPAFHSCLY, from the exons ATGCATTCCATCTTTCATGAAGGCATCGAGGCCTCCATCGCCAGCTCGTCGCCTCTGCTACCCTCTAGCAGCTGGTGGCCGCCGCCcgtctcctcttcctcttggagctacCAGTggcagccgccgccgccgccgccacctccCTGCGGCCCCGTTGTCGTCGCTAACTTAATATCCTCGCCGTCCTCGTACGACGAGCCCAGCATGGACGACTCCTCTGCTGACCTCCCTACAAAGCCAGTAGCCGAGAATCATCTCTGGAACCAAGTTCTAGT TGATGATGTCCGTGGTGTGTTCGAGCCCACAACAGCCTTCGACTACTTGAAGAAAATGGACAGCAACTGGGAGTTAAATCTGAACCCTAATTCCTCCCTCAGCTGGTTCATTGCTCCTCCAGTTCCATGCCATGATCAAAAAGCTTCCACGAGTGGCTGCTTCTTCCATGAGGCCAACGCTCCATGGAGTTTATCCGACGGGATTCCCTTCGATGGATGCTCAGACGCTAAGCGATCGACGGCGAGAAGTGGccaaggaaagaagaagagaagtgaagaGACTGCTGAATCACTCAAGAAGTCCAAGTGTGGTAGCTCATCAGTTTCATCTCAAAAG GTGCCTAAAGCAAAGATAGCAGAGAAGATTAGTGCTCTCCAGCAAATTGTCTCACCGTTTGGAaag ACAGATCAAGCTTCAGTTTTGATGGAAACCATAACTTACATCAGAATTTTACAGGAGCAAGTGCAG CTGCTGAGTGATCCATACTTGAGGTCGAGTGCCATCAAG GGGCAGGATAGTTCGTGGGACGGAGAGATGGAGACGACGGTGGAGTCAGAGGCGTATGAGCTGAGGAGCAAAGGGCTTTGCTTGGTTCCTGTTTCTTCCATCCCTCCACTCGAGAGTGAGTCGAATGGACCGGGATTTTGGATGCCGGCATTTCACAGCTGCTTGTATTGA
- the LOC121971221 gene encoding transcription factor bHLH113-like isoform X1 encodes MHSIFHEGIEASIASSSPLLPSSSWWPPPVSSSSWSYQWQPPPPPPPPCGPVVVANLISSPSSYDEPSMDDSSADLPTKPVAENHLWNQVLVDDVRGVFEPTTAFDYLKKMDSNWELNLNPNSSLSWFIAPPVPCHDQKASTSGCFFHEANAPWSLSDGIPFDGCSDAKRSTARSGQGKKKRSEETAESLKKSKCGSSSVSSQKMQVPKAKIAEKISALQQIVSPFGKTDQASVLMETITYIRILQEQVQLLSDPYLRSSAIKGQDSSWDGEMETTVESEAYELRSKGLCLVPVSSIPPLESESNGPGFWMPAFHSCLY; translated from the exons ATGCATTCCATCTTTCATGAAGGCATCGAGGCCTCCATCGCCAGCTCGTCGCCTCTGCTACCCTCTAGCAGCTGGTGGCCGCCGCCcgtctcctcttcctcttggagctacCAGTggcagccgccgccgccgccgccacctccCTGCGGCCCCGTTGTCGTCGCTAACTTAATATCCTCGCCGTCCTCGTACGACGAGCCCAGCATGGACGACTCCTCTGCTGACCTCCCTACAAAGCCAGTAGCCGAGAATCATCTCTGGAACCAAGTTCTAGT TGATGATGTCCGTGGTGTGTTCGAGCCCACAACAGCCTTCGACTACTTGAAGAAAATGGACAGCAACTGGGAGTTAAATCTGAACCCTAATTCCTCCCTCAGCTGGTTCATTGCTCCTCCAGTTCCATGCCATGATCAAAAAGCTTCCACGAGTGGCTGCTTCTTCCATGAGGCCAACGCTCCATGGAGTTTATCCGACGGGATTCCCTTCGATGGATGCTCAGACGCTAAGCGATCGACGGCGAGAAGTGGccaaggaaagaagaagagaagtgaagaGACTGCTGAATCACTCAAGAAGTCCAAGTGTGGTAGCTCATCAGTTTCATCTCAAAAG ATGCAGGTGCCTAAAGCAAAGATAGCAGAGAAGATTAGTGCTCTCCAGCAAATTGTCTCACCGTTTGGAaag ACAGATCAAGCTTCAGTTTTGATGGAAACCATAACTTACATCAGAATTTTACAGGAGCAAGTGCAG CTGCTGAGTGATCCATACTTGAGGTCGAGTGCCATCAAG GGGCAGGATAGTTCGTGGGACGGAGAGATGGAGACGACGGTGGAGTCAGAGGCGTATGAGCTGAGGAGCAAAGGGCTTTGCTTGGTTCCTGTTTCTTCCATCCCTCCACTCGAGAGTGAGTCGAATGGACCGGGATTTTGGATGCCGGCATTTCACAGCTGCTTGTATTGA
- the LOC121971220 gene encoding DNA polymerase delta small subunit-like isoform X1 — MELRDIAPFPTSCFPSSLFPTMGADVEMNEASSKLFEREKAIYNNLDERFEIHKEKYKGQQYSHIYFSRLHHMRNLLYSLVPNWKPNLPVKTILGLEEGKECIIVGTIYKHMKLKPSILDEYSKERSKVPLVKPHNFVHPDDHLILEDESGRVTLTGSLLDPSAFVTGIVVALHGKETSEGDFFVEDMLEAGIPPQTELPLSSIQCIKNVTYVSPLQLGILGCLIILAGEDKYVVFVSGLSIGSSIFNPLQFQLLVDHITGHLGDRNEQSIASQIVHVVVAGNSVQIPQVLLSGHTIAPRDQSTLTEPIKELDILLNQLVAAMPVDIMPGPNDPANFSLPQQPLNRCLFPGASAYNTFMSCTNPHQFELDDILFLGTSGQNIDDLFKYSEAKNRLEFLEKTLKWRHLVPTAPNTVGCYPFTDRDPFLIESCPHVYFIGNQDKYETTLVQGPEKQLVRLICIPKFCETGNAVVLNLRNLECHTLSFPTSLDL, encoded by the exons ATG GAATTACGGGATATAGCTCCATTCCCGACTTCCTGCTTTCCTTCTTCTCTTTTTCCCACCATGGGAGCAGACGTCGAGATGAACGAAGCAAGTTCTAAGCTTTTCGAGAGGGAGAAAGCTATATACAATAATCTG GACGAAAGGTTTGAGATCCACAAGGAGAAGTACAAAGGGCAGCAGTACAGCCACATATATTTCAGTCGGCTCCACCACATGAGGAATCTTCTTTACTCGCTCGTTCCCAATTGGAAGCCCAACCTTCCCG TTAAAACAATTTTGGGACTTGAAGAAGGGAAAGAGTGCATAATTGTTGGCACGATATACAAACACATGAAACTTAAGCCTTCTATACTTGATGAGTATTCCAAGGAG AGATCTAAAGTTCCTCTTGTGAAGCCTCACAATTTTGTGCACCCTGATGACCATCTTATTTTGGAAGATGAAAGTGGTAGGGTTACACTTACGGGTAGTTTGCTTGACCCTTCTGCTTTTGTAACAG GTATTGTTGTTGCCCTTCATGGGAAGGAAACTAGTGAAGGTGATTTTTTTGTTGAAGATATGCTCGAAGCTGGGATACCTCCTCAAACTGAACTGCCACTTAGCTCAA TTCAGTGTATCAAGAACGTGACTTATGTTTCACCTTTGCAACTCGGGATCTTAGGTTGTCTCATCATTCTTGCAGGAGAAGACAAGTATGTTGTTTTTGTATCTGGATTGAGTATTGGAAGCAGCATATTTAATCCACTTCAATTCCAACTTCTTGTTGACCATATTACGGGTCATTTAGGTGATAGAAAT GAACAAAGCATTGCATCGCAAATAGTCCACGTTGTTGTTGCTGGAAATTCAGTACAAATTCCACAAGTACTTCTTAGTGGTCAT ACAATTGCTCCCAGGGATCAGTCTACCTTAACAGAACCAATAAAGGAGCTAGATATTTTACTGAATCAG CTTGTTGCAGCTATGCCTGTTGATATAATGCCAGGACCCAATGATCCGGCAAACTTTTCCTTACCTCAACAG CCTCTAAACAGATGCTTGTTTCCTGGAGCATCTGCATATAACACATTTATGTCATGCACAAATCCTCATCAGTTTGAGTTGGATGACATTCT GTTTCTTGGAACATCTGGCCAGAATATAGATGATTTGTTCAAATATTCTGAGGCTAAAAACAGACTTGAATTTTTGGAGAAGACATTGAAATGGAGGCACCTTGTACCGACAGCTCCAAACACTGTTG GATGTTATCCTTTCACCGATAGAGATCCTTTCCTCATTGAAAGTTGTCCACATGTGTACTTTATTGGTAATCAGGATAAATACGAAACCACATTAGTACAAG GGCCTGAGAAGCAGTTAGTGAGGCTCATTTGTATCCCAAAATTTTGTGAGACTGGCAATGCTGTTGTG CTTAATCTGAGGAATCTAGAGTGCCACACCCTCAGTTTCCCAACTAGCTTGGATTTGTAA